In Oryza sativa Japonica Group chromosome 3, ASM3414082v1, one DNA window encodes the following:
- the LOC9271320 gene encoding uncharacterized protein, translating to MRITQRRLSTGNRSPAATHECRMLPLAAGAGAARPCLSSSPAPPVSSPGAIPLLRHTPIPHHRRRPLAALRTRIMLLRPLRAAASPGPAASSRPARDRVIDFGKHKGQMLGTLPPSYLRWVVAELDYGDTAAWASLAREVLDDPVYVDRVEWEHAHRFLRGDTDYDGDGEDGPLHEMADRFGWDLSDEEGWSRLDFRLLGTSYGGRIPRKGGRRQTTTSSLFDIGAETDGPRGKRDERRERMRLRRETQVRGAKLDMLGVNAGVKDGGVLGTPRKARTRTTAKTDILGLGRRRSRGGEVLGEKVLPGSGGQGGNPFPGRQAFLDKVRKLKDDS from the coding sequence ATGCGAATAACGCAGCGGCGCCTCTCCACCGGGAACCGCTCACCGGCCGCCACACACGAGTGCAGGAtgctccccctcgccgccggcgccggcgccgcgagaccctgcctctcctcctcaccggcgccgccggtaTCCTCGCCCGGGGCGATTCCTCTCCTTCGCCACACTCCTATCCCTCACCACCGCAGGCGCCCCCTCGCGGCGCTCCGAACCCGCATCATGCTCCTCCGGCCTCTCagagccgccgcctcgccggggCCGGCGGCGTCCTCGCGCCCGGCAAGGGACCGCGTGATTGACTTCGGGAAGCACAAGGGGCAGATGCTGGGCACGCTCCCGCCGTCCTACCTGCGGTGGGTCGTCGCCGAGCTCGACTACGGGGACACCGCGGCATGGGCGAGCCTCGCGCGGGAGGTGCTCGACGACCCGGTCTACGTCGACCGCGTCGAGTGGGAGCACGCGCACCGCTTCCTCCGCGGGGACACCGactacgacggcgacggcgaggatggGCCGCTCCATGAGATGGCCGACCGCTTCGGCTGGGACCTCTCCGACGAGGAGGGGTGGAGCCGCCTCGACTTCCGCCTCCTCGGCACCTCCTACGGTGGCCGCATCCCGCGAAAGGGCGGCCGGAGGCAAACCACCACCAGCTCCCTGTTCGACATCGGGGCTGAAACGGACGGCCCGCGAGGGAAGCGGGACGAGAGGAGGGAGCGGATGCGGCTGAGGAGGGAGACGCAGGTGAGGGGTGCCAAGTTGGATATGCTCGGGGTGAACGCCGGCGTCAAGGACGGCGGTGTTCTAGGGACGCCGAGGAAGGCCCGTACTAGGACGACGGCCAAGACGGACATTTTGGGATTGGGTCGGCGCAGGAGCCGCGGCGGTGAGGTGCTCGGCGAGAAGGTGTTGCCTGGTTCCGGCGGTCAGGGAGGGAACCCGTTCCCCGGCCGGCAAGCATTCCTCGACAAGGTCAGGAAGCTGAAAGATGATAGCTAG